In Drosophila yakuba strain Tai18E2 chromosome X, Prin_Dyak_Tai18E2_2.1, whole genome shotgun sequence, a single genomic region encodes these proteins:
- the LOC6525727 gene encoding serine/threonine-protein kinase minibrain isoform X2, producing the protein MYRLEDTNSGGVMDKNKQKLSAYGSSGGSVAVDAAQGSGSGGGRQRHAPLYGRFVDAEDLPATHRDVMHHHSSPSSSSEVRAMQARIPNHFREPASGPLRKLSVDLIKTYKHINEVYYAKKKRRAQQTQGDDDSSNKKERKLYNDGYDDDNHDYIIKNGEKFLDRYEIDSLIGKGSFGQVVKAYDHEEQCHVAIKIIKNKKPFLNQAQIEVKLLEMMNRADAENKYYIVKLKRHFMWRNHLCLVFELLSYNLYDLLRNTNFRGVSLNLTRKFAQQLCTALLFLSTPELNIIHCDLKPENILLCNPKRSAIKIVDFGSSCQLGQRIYHYIQSRFYRSPEVLLGIQYDLAIDMWSLGCILVEMHTGEPLFSGCNEVDQMNKIVEVLGMPPKYLLDQAHKTRKFFDKIVADGSYVLKKNQNGRKYKPPGSRKLHDILGVETGGPGGRRLDEPGHSVSDYLKFKDLILRMLDFDPKTRVTPYYALQHNFFKRTADEATNTSGAGATANAGAGGSGSSGAGGSSGGGGGLGTSNSSSGAVSSSSAAAPTAATAAATAAGSSGSGSSVGGGSSAAQQQQAMPLPLPLPLPLPLPPLAGPGGASDGQCHGLLMHAAAANAMNNFSALSLQPTAHAPPSLANSHHSTNSLGSMNHISPGSSSCNNNIGSSSSNNTRHSRLYGSNMVNMVGHHNSGSNSGSSSSSNNHNSISYPHAMECDPPQMPQMPPPPPNGHGRMRVPAIMQLQPNSFAPSSVPYYGNMSSSSVAAAAAAAAAASHLMMTDSSVISASAAGGGQGGGNPGQNPVPPSAAAFLFPSQPAGTLYGTSLGSLSDLPLPLPMPLPMSVPLQLPPSSSTVSAGSAAVGSGGVGVGAGMGVGVVGQRRHISGPAAQVGISQSVGSGSSSATGASSSDASSSSPMVGVCVQQNPVVIH; encoded by the exons ATGTATAGACTAGAGGATACGAATAGCGGCGGCGTTATGGATAAGAATAAACAGAAAC TGTCCGCTTATGGGTCCAGCGGGGGCAGCGTCGCCGTCGACGCCGCGCAGGGCAGCGGAAGTGGGGGCGGAAGACAgcgccacgcccccctctACGGGCGATTCGTCGACGCAGAGGATCTGCCTGCCACGCACCGGGATGTCATGCACCAT CATTCTAGTCCCTCGTCTTCGTCGGAGGTGCGCGCCATGCAGGCCCGGATTCCCAACCACTTTCGGGAGCCCGCCTCGGGACCTTTGCGCAAGCTGAGTGTCGATCTGATAAAGACCTACAAGCACATCAACGAG GTTTACTATGCGAAAAAGAAACGTCGTGCCCAGCAGACGCAAGGAGACGACGACTCATCTAACAAAAAGGAGCGAAAACTTTATAACGACGGCTACGACGACGATAATCACGATTATATAATCAAGaatggcgaaaagtttttggaTCGCTACGAGATCGACTCTCTGATCG GCAAAGGCAGCTTTGGCCAGGTGGTGAAGGCTTACGACCACGAGGAGCAGTGCCACGTGGCGATCAAGATAATTAAGAATAAGAAACCGTTCCTAAACCAGGCACAGATCGAGGTCAAGTTGCTCGAGATGATGAACCGGGCGGATGCCGAAAACAAATACTACATCG TTAAGCTCAAGCGGCACTTCATGTGGCGCAACCACCTGTGCCTGGTGTTCGAGCTGCTCTCATACAACCTGTACGACCTGCTGCGGAACACCAACTTCCGGGGCGTTTCGCTGAACCTCACGCGCAAGTTCGCCCAGCAGCTGTGCACCGCACTGCTCTTCCTCAGCACCCCCGAACTGAACATAATTCACTGTGATTTGAAGCCCGAGAACATCCTGCTGTGCAACCCGAAGCGCTCGGCGATCAAGATCGTTGACTTTGGCAGCTCCTGCCAGTTGGGACAGCGG ATCTACCACTACATCCAGTCGCGCTTCTACCGCTCGCCGGAGGTGCTGCTTGGCATCCAGTATGACCTGGCCATCGATATGTGGTCACTGGGCTGCATCTTGGTCGAGATGCACACCGGCGAGCCGCTATTCTCCGGCTGCAACGAGGTGGACCAGATGAACAAGATCGTTGAGGTGCTGGGCATGCCGCCCAAGTATCTGCTCGACCAGGCGCACAAGACCCGCAAGTTCTTTGACAAGATCGTGGCCGATGGCTCCTATGTGCTGAAGAAGAATCAGAACGGCAGGAAGTACAAGCCACCAGGATCCCGCAAGCTTCACGACATCCTCGGAGTGGAAACAGGCGGCCCAGGGGGCAGGCGTCTCGATGAGCCAGGCCACTCCGTCTCGGACTATCTGAAGTTCAAGGATCTGATACTGCGCATGCTCGACTTTGACCCCAAGACACGGGTCACGCCCTACTATGCCCTGCAGCACAACTTCTTCAAGCGCACGGCAGACGAGGCAACCAACACGAGCGGCGCGGGCGCCACAGCGAACGCAGGAGCCGGTGGCTCCGGATCCAGCGGAGCTGGAGGCTCCAgtggcggaggcggcggcCTAGGAACGAGCAATAGCAGTAGCGGTGCGGTCTCCTCATCCAGTGCAGCGGCTCCTACGGCGGCGACAgcagctgccactgccgcaGGATCCTCCGGTTCGGGTTCAAGTGTCGGCGGGGGATCCTCCGCagcgcagcaacagcaggcgaTGCCGTTGCCCTTGCCGCTTCCTTTGCCACTGCCGTTGCCACCACTCGCGGGTCCAGGCGGTGCGTCAGATGGCCAATGTCACG GCCTGCTTATGCATGCGGCGGCGGCCAACGCGATGAACAACTTCTCCGCTCTGAGCCTGCAGCCTACCGCCCATGCGCCGCCATCGCTGGCCAATAGCCACCATAGCACCAACAGCCTGGGCAGCATGAATCACATCAGTcccggcagcagcagctgcaacaacaacatcggcagcagcagcagcaacaacacacgCCACAGTCGTCTGTACGGCAGTAACATGGTCAACATGGTGGGCCACcacaacagcggcagcaacagcggcagcagcagcagcagcaacaaccacaacagcaTCAGCTATCCGCACGCCATGGAATGTGATCCGCCGCAGATGCCGCAAatgccgccaccgccgcccaaCGGACATGGCAGGATGCGGGTGCCGGCGATAATGCAGCTGCAACCGAACAGCTTTGCGCCCAGTTCGGTGCCCTATTACGGCAACATGTCCTCGtcgtcggtggctgcggcggcggcagcagctgctgctgcctcgcACCTAATGATGACCGATTCGAGTGTGATTAGCGCCTCGGCGGCGGGCGGTGGCCAGGGCGGCGGGAATCCCGGCCAGAATCCGGTTCCGCCGTCAGCTGCCGCCTTTCTCTTCCCATCTCAGCCCGCCGGAACGCTCTATGGAACGTCGCTCGGCTCGCTGAGCGAcctgccactgccgctgcctATGCCACTGCCCATG
- the LOC6525727 gene encoding serine/threonine-protein kinase minibrain isoform X1, with translation MSTALVYWQSMNGGDSVDKATTDWAPFVVGAASGGSFSSSTITSSSLNHHPHNGHHNHHHPPHYINYLAQIGCQHRVRNWPTNGNQEADDDDGDDGHQIISKCLPKSAWNTVLLDGDRNRDRDRVNGNLLGVQGTTSSSSRREAEQTLPYNMSAYGSSGGSVAVDAAQGSGSGGGRQRHAPLYGRFVDAEDLPATHRDVMHHHSSPSSSSEVRAMQARIPNHFREPASGPLRKLSVDLIKTYKHINEVYYAKKKRRAQQTQGDDDSSNKKERKLYNDGYDDDNHDYIIKNGEKFLDRYEIDSLIGKGSFGQVVKAYDHEEQCHVAIKIIKNKKPFLNQAQIEVKLLEMMNRADAENKYYIVKLKRHFMWRNHLCLVFELLSYNLYDLLRNTNFRGVSLNLTRKFAQQLCTALLFLSTPELNIIHCDLKPENILLCNPKRSAIKIVDFGSSCQLGQRIYHYIQSRFYRSPEVLLGIQYDLAIDMWSLGCILVEMHTGEPLFSGCNEVDQMNKIVEVLGMPPKYLLDQAHKTRKFFDKIVADGSYVLKKNQNGRKYKPPGSRKLHDILGVETGGPGGRRLDEPGHSVSDYLKFKDLILRMLDFDPKTRVTPYYALQHNFFKRTADEATNTSGAGATANAGAGGSGSSGAGGSSGGGGGLGTSNSSSGAVSSSSAAAPTAATAAATAAGSSGSGSSVGGGSSAAQQQQAMPLPLPLPLPLPLPPLAGPGGASDGQCHGLLMHAAAANAMNNFSALSLQPTAHAPPSLANSHHSTNSLGSMNHISPGSSSCNNNIGSSSSNNTRHSRLYGSNMVNMVGHHNSGSNSGSSSSSNNHNSISYPHAMECDPPQMPQMPPPPPNGHGRMRVPAIMQLQPNSFAPSSVPYYGNMSSSSVAAAAAAAAAASHLMMTDSSVISASAAGGGQGGGNPGQNPVPPSAAAFLFPSQPAGTLYGTSLGSLSDLPLPLPMPLPMSVPLQLPPSSSTVSAGSAAVGSGGVGVGAGMGVGVVGQRRHISGPAAQVGISQSVGSGSSSATGASSSDASSSSPMVGVCVQQNPVVIH, from the exons ATGTCGACGGCTCTAGTTTATTGGCAGTCAATGAATGGCGGCGATTCGGTTGACAAGGCCACCACGGATTGGGCGCCATTTGTCGTTGGTGCAGCATCTGGTGGCAGTTTCAGTAGCAGcaccatcaccagcagcagcttgAACCACCATCCACACAACGGCCACCACAATCACCATCATCCGCCTCATTACATCAATTATTTGGCGCAAATTGGCTGCCAGCATCGTGTCAGAAATTGGCCAACAAATGGCAATCAGGAGGCGGATGACGACGACGGCGACGATGGCCATCAGATCATCTCTAAATGCCTGCCCAAAAGTGCCTGGAATACGGTGTTGTTGGATGGGGATCGAAATCGGGATAGAGATCGGGTCAATGGCAATCTGCTTGGGGTTCAGGGAACAACATCATCCTCATCGAGGAGGGAGGCGGAACAAACACTCCCTTATAATA TGTCCGCTTATGGGTCCAGCGGGGGCAGCGTCGCCGTCGACGCCGCGCAGGGCAGCGGAAGTGGGGGCGGAAGACAgcgccacgcccccctctACGGGCGATTCGTCGACGCAGAGGATCTGCCTGCCACGCACCGGGATGTCATGCACCAT CATTCTAGTCCCTCGTCTTCGTCGGAGGTGCGCGCCATGCAGGCCCGGATTCCCAACCACTTTCGGGAGCCCGCCTCGGGACCTTTGCGCAAGCTGAGTGTCGATCTGATAAAGACCTACAAGCACATCAACGAG GTTTACTATGCGAAAAAGAAACGTCGTGCCCAGCAGACGCAAGGAGACGACGACTCATCTAACAAAAAGGAGCGAAAACTTTATAACGACGGCTACGACGACGATAATCACGATTATATAATCAAGaatggcgaaaagtttttggaTCGCTACGAGATCGACTCTCTGATCG GCAAAGGCAGCTTTGGCCAGGTGGTGAAGGCTTACGACCACGAGGAGCAGTGCCACGTGGCGATCAAGATAATTAAGAATAAGAAACCGTTCCTAAACCAGGCACAGATCGAGGTCAAGTTGCTCGAGATGATGAACCGGGCGGATGCCGAAAACAAATACTACATCG TTAAGCTCAAGCGGCACTTCATGTGGCGCAACCACCTGTGCCTGGTGTTCGAGCTGCTCTCATACAACCTGTACGACCTGCTGCGGAACACCAACTTCCGGGGCGTTTCGCTGAACCTCACGCGCAAGTTCGCCCAGCAGCTGTGCACCGCACTGCTCTTCCTCAGCACCCCCGAACTGAACATAATTCACTGTGATTTGAAGCCCGAGAACATCCTGCTGTGCAACCCGAAGCGCTCGGCGATCAAGATCGTTGACTTTGGCAGCTCCTGCCAGTTGGGACAGCGG ATCTACCACTACATCCAGTCGCGCTTCTACCGCTCGCCGGAGGTGCTGCTTGGCATCCAGTATGACCTGGCCATCGATATGTGGTCACTGGGCTGCATCTTGGTCGAGATGCACACCGGCGAGCCGCTATTCTCCGGCTGCAACGAGGTGGACCAGATGAACAAGATCGTTGAGGTGCTGGGCATGCCGCCCAAGTATCTGCTCGACCAGGCGCACAAGACCCGCAAGTTCTTTGACAAGATCGTGGCCGATGGCTCCTATGTGCTGAAGAAGAATCAGAACGGCAGGAAGTACAAGCCACCAGGATCCCGCAAGCTTCACGACATCCTCGGAGTGGAAACAGGCGGCCCAGGGGGCAGGCGTCTCGATGAGCCAGGCCACTCCGTCTCGGACTATCTGAAGTTCAAGGATCTGATACTGCGCATGCTCGACTTTGACCCCAAGACACGGGTCACGCCCTACTATGCCCTGCAGCACAACTTCTTCAAGCGCACGGCAGACGAGGCAACCAACACGAGCGGCGCGGGCGCCACAGCGAACGCAGGAGCCGGTGGCTCCGGATCCAGCGGAGCTGGAGGCTCCAgtggcggaggcggcggcCTAGGAACGAGCAATAGCAGTAGCGGTGCGGTCTCCTCATCCAGTGCAGCGGCTCCTACGGCGGCGACAgcagctgccactgccgcaGGATCCTCCGGTTCGGGTTCAAGTGTCGGCGGGGGATCCTCCGCagcgcagcaacagcaggcgaTGCCGTTGCCCTTGCCGCTTCCTTTGCCACTGCCGTTGCCACCACTCGCGGGTCCAGGCGGTGCGTCAGATGGCCAATGTCACG GCCTGCTTATGCATGCGGCGGCGGCCAACGCGATGAACAACTTCTCCGCTCTGAGCCTGCAGCCTACCGCCCATGCGCCGCCATCGCTGGCCAATAGCCACCATAGCACCAACAGCCTGGGCAGCATGAATCACATCAGTcccggcagcagcagctgcaacaacaacatcggcagcagcagcagcaacaacacacgCCACAGTCGTCTGTACGGCAGTAACATGGTCAACATGGTGGGCCACcacaacagcggcagcaacagcggcagcagcagcagcagcaacaaccacaacagcaTCAGCTATCCGCACGCCATGGAATGTGATCCGCCGCAGATGCCGCAAatgccgccaccgccgcccaaCGGACATGGCAGGATGCGGGTGCCGGCGATAATGCAGCTGCAACCGAACAGCTTTGCGCCCAGTTCGGTGCCCTATTACGGCAACATGTCCTCGtcgtcggtggctgcggcggcggcagcagctgctgctgcctcgcACCTAATGATGACCGATTCGAGTGTGATTAGCGCCTCGGCGGCGGGCGGTGGCCAGGGCGGCGGGAATCCCGGCCAGAATCCGGTTCCGCCGTCAGCTGCCGCCTTTCTCTTCCCATCTCAGCCCGCCGGAACGCTCTATGGAACGTCGCTCGGCTCGCTGAGCGAcctgccactgccgctgcctATGCCACTGCCCATG
- the LOC6525727 gene encoding serine/threonine-protein kinase minibrain isoform X3, translating to MSTALVYWQSMNGGDSVDKATTDWAPFVVGAASGGSFSSSTITSSSLNHHPHNGHHNHHHPPHYINYLAQIGCQHRVRNWPTNGNQEADDDDGDDGHQIISKCLPKSAWNTVLLDGDRNRDRDRVNGNLLGVQGTTSSSSRREAEQTLPYNMSAYGSSGGSVAVDAAQGSGSGGGRQRHAPLYGRFVDAEDLPATHRDVMHHHSSPSSSSEVRAMQARIPNHFREPASGPLRKLSVDLIKTYKHINEVYYAKKKRRAQQTQGDDDSSNKKERKLYNDGYDDDNHDYIIKNGEKFLDRYEIDSLIGKGSFGQVVKAYDHEEQCHVAIKIIKNKKPFLNQAQIEVKLLEMMNRADAENKYYIVKLKRHFMWRNHLCLVFELLSYNLYDLLRNTNFRGVSLNLTRKFAQQLCTALLFLSTPELNIIHCDLKPENILLCNPKRSAIKIVDFGSSCQLGQRIYHYIQSRFYRSPEVLLGIQYDLAIDMWSLGCILVEMHTGEPLFSGCNEVDQMNKIVEVLGMPPKYLLDQAHKTRKFFDKIVADGSYVLKKNQNGRKYKPPGSRKLHDILGVETGGPGGRRLDEPGHSVSDYLKFKDLILRMLDFDPKTRVTPYYALQHNFFKRTADEATNTSGAGATANAGAGGSGSSGAGGSSGGGGGLGTSNSSSGAVSSSSAAAPTAATAAATAAGSSGSGSSVGGGSSAAQQQQAMPLPLPLPLPLPLPPLAGPGGASDGQCHDDRR from the exons ATGTCGACGGCTCTAGTTTATTGGCAGTCAATGAATGGCGGCGATTCGGTTGACAAGGCCACCACGGATTGGGCGCCATTTGTCGTTGGTGCAGCATCTGGTGGCAGTTTCAGTAGCAGcaccatcaccagcagcagcttgAACCACCATCCACACAACGGCCACCACAATCACCATCATCCGCCTCATTACATCAATTATTTGGCGCAAATTGGCTGCCAGCATCGTGTCAGAAATTGGCCAACAAATGGCAATCAGGAGGCGGATGACGACGACGGCGACGATGGCCATCAGATCATCTCTAAATGCCTGCCCAAAAGTGCCTGGAATACGGTGTTGTTGGATGGGGATCGAAATCGGGATAGAGATCGGGTCAATGGCAATCTGCTTGGGGTTCAGGGAACAACATCATCCTCATCGAGGAGGGAGGCGGAACAAACACTCCCTTATAATA TGTCCGCTTATGGGTCCAGCGGGGGCAGCGTCGCCGTCGACGCCGCGCAGGGCAGCGGAAGTGGGGGCGGAAGACAgcgccacgcccccctctACGGGCGATTCGTCGACGCAGAGGATCTGCCTGCCACGCACCGGGATGTCATGCACCAT CATTCTAGTCCCTCGTCTTCGTCGGAGGTGCGCGCCATGCAGGCCCGGATTCCCAACCACTTTCGGGAGCCCGCCTCGGGACCTTTGCGCAAGCTGAGTGTCGATCTGATAAAGACCTACAAGCACATCAACGAG GTTTACTATGCGAAAAAGAAACGTCGTGCCCAGCAGACGCAAGGAGACGACGACTCATCTAACAAAAAGGAGCGAAAACTTTATAACGACGGCTACGACGACGATAATCACGATTATATAATCAAGaatggcgaaaagtttttggaTCGCTACGAGATCGACTCTCTGATCG GCAAAGGCAGCTTTGGCCAGGTGGTGAAGGCTTACGACCACGAGGAGCAGTGCCACGTGGCGATCAAGATAATTAAGAATAAGAAACCGTTCCTAAACCAGGCACAGATCGAGGTCAAGTTGCTCGAGATGATGAACCGGGCGGATGCCGAAAACAAATACTACATCG TTAAGCTCAAGCGGCACTTCATGTGGCGCAACCACCTGTGCCTGGTGTTCGAGCTGCTCTCATACAACCTGTACGACCTGCTGCGGAACACCAACTTCCGGGGCGTTTCGCTGAACCTCACGCGCAAGTTCGCCCAGCAGCTGTGCACCGCACTGCTCTTCCTCAGCACCCCCGAACTGAACATAATTCACTGTGATTTGAAGCCCGAGAACATCCTGCTGTGCAACCCGAAGCGCTCGGCGATCAAGATCGTTGACTTTGGCAGCTCCTGCCAGTTGGGACAGCGG ATCTACCACTACATCCAGTCGCGCTTCTACCGCTCGCCGGAGGTGCTGCTTGGCATCCAGTATGACCTGGCCATCGATATGTGGTCACTGGGCTGCATCTTGGTCGAGATGCACACCGGCGAGCCGCTATTCTCCGGCTGCAACGAGGTGGACCAGATGAACAAGATCGTTGAGGTGCTGGGCATGCCGCCCAAGTATCTGCTCGACCAGGCGCACAAGACCCGCAAGTTCTTTGACAAGATCGTGGCCGATGGCTCCTATGTGCTGAAGAAGAATCAGAACGGCAGGAAGTACAAGCCACCAGGATCCCGCAAGCTTCACGACATCCTCGGAGTGGAAACAGGCGGCCCAGGGGGCAGGCGTCTCGATGAGCCAGGCCACTCCGTCTCGGACTATCTGAAGTTCAAGGATCTGATACTGCGCATGCTCGACTTTGACCCCAAGACACGGGTCACGCCCTACTATGCCCTGCAGCACAACTTCTTCAAGCGCACGGCAGACGAGGCAACCAACACGAGCGGCGCGGGCGCCACAGCGAACGCAGGAGCCGGTGGCTCCGGATCCAGCGGAGCTGGAGGCTCCAgtggcggaggcggcggcCTAGGAACGAGCAATAGCAGTAGCGGTGCGGTCTCCTCATCCAGTGCAGCGGCTCCTACGGCGGCGACAgcagctgccactgccgcaGGATCCTCCGGTTCGGGTTCAAGTGTCGGCGGGGGATCCTCCGCagcgcagcaacagcaggcgaTGCCGTTGCCCTTGCCGCTTCCTTTGCCACTGCCGTTGCCACCACTCGCGGGTCCAGGCGGTGCGTCAGATGGCCAATGTCACG ACGATCGCCGATGA